AACAAGACCCACAGTAAAAGAAATTATATTTTCTGAGCCGCTGCAAATCAGGTCAGAAATATTTGTGGTAATACATTTCCAGCCAACATCTTTAGCATTAGATATTTTTTCAGAAAAATGAATTTTTTCTACAAGTAAATCAGTATTAATTAATAAGCTTTTATTGAATGAATTTATTTCTGCTAGATCATCATCTATCTGTCCACATCGCATAAATTTTTTTAAACGATTCAGTACTTCTATTTCACCTAAATCTTTAATAGTAGCTGTCACTTTGTTTTAAATTTAAGCTTTTAATTTAAGATTTTCTGAACCATTTAATACTTTAATTGAAATAATTTTATCATCGACTCCAAGTTTATTTAATATGTCAGAACCCTCTATTACATAACCAAAAGCTGCGTTTCTTCCATCAATAAGATTACGTCCAGCTGGATTTAATTCAGCTTCATATAAGAAGAAGAAAAACTGAGATGAACCATCATTTAAATCTGAATCTGAGTGCGCCCAGCCAAGTGTTCCTAAAGTTGCAAATGGAAGTGCTGGGGTTTCAGTATAAAGGCCAACTTCTTCAAAAGTTTCACCATAAAGTGTATCTTCCAAATTCGGTGTTCTTATTTCTAATGGAACTTTTCTTAACTCATTATTATCAGGATCTATGTAGCCGATTGCTTCTCCTATAGGATCTCCAGTCTGAAGAATAAAAAATTCTTCAGCCCTATTAATTGGTAAACCATCGTAAAAACCTTTCAAAGAAAGATCTATAAACGCACCAGCTGTTAGAGGAGCATTATAACCATCAATGATCGCAACCATATTTCCTTTTGAAGTTTTAATTTCTACATTTGCTCTCCCTAAAAGTCTTGGTAAATTGTCATATTCACTGGGTATTTTATATGGAAAATTATTTGTAATTAAAAGAGACTCTATATCA
This is a stretch of genomic DNA from Prochlorococcus marinus str. MIT 0912. It encodes these proteins:
- a CDS encoding peptidylprolyl isomerase, translated to MAKKICILALITILFSLSSPWIDTAAASLPNGNRLKDPYAILRNSLPIDQKELRELQNKLEDTNDDLRGSRWSAINKATSRSQFLVSNRKNQILDSIPEENKEKAVNLLSNLNEELDELRQIANEKNKVSFLEVRRQSLKTIDDIESLLITNNFPYKIPSEYDNLPRLLGRANVEIKTSKGNMVAIIDGYNAPLTAGAFIDLSLKGFYDGLPINRAEEFFILQTGDPIGEAIGYIDPDNNELRKVPLEIRTPNLEDTLYGETFEEVGLYTETPALPFATLGTLGWAHSDSDLNDGSSQFFFFLYEAELNPAGRNLIDGRNAAFGYVIEGSDILNKLGVDDKIISIKVLNGSENLKLKA